The Aeromicrobium sp. Sec7.5 genome window below encodes:
- a CDS encoding nucleotidyltransferase domain-containing protein, which yields MTNTYADFLRGRRSILSLSQGALADLAGVKQPTIAAIESGKRTPSASARAALDQALTTQPSTALAARRHEVRDLFDRAGLPEPRVFGSVARGTDRPDSDIDLLVEFSDHHDIVDLLTLQQELETLLTFPVDLADSRARGPVTTHGLTEIVGL from the coding sequence ATGACCAACACCTACGCGGACTTCCTGCGGGGCAGGCGTTCGATCTTGAGCCTGTCGCAAGGGGCACTCGCTGACCTCGCCGGGGTCAAGCAACCCACGATCGCTGCCATCGAGTCCGGGAAGCGGACGCCCTCGGCCTCGGCCCGGGCAGCGCTCGACCAGGCGCTGACGACGCAGCCATCGACGGCGTTGGCGGCTCGGCGTCACGAAGTGCGTGACCTGTTCGATCGTGCCGGCCTGCCCGAGCCGCGGGTGTTCGGCTCTGTCGCACGAGGGACCGACCGACCCGACTCCGACATCGATCTCCTGGTCGAGTTCTCCGACCATCACGACATCGTCGATCTGCTGACCCTGCAGCAAGAGCTCGAGACGCTCCTGACCTTCCCCGTGGACCTGGCCGACTCCCGCGCTCGAGGACCGGTCACCACACACGGGCTCACCGAGATCGTGGGTCTGTGA
- a CDS encoding helix-turn-helix domain-containing protein: MPSHLQVVVGRKLREHRTRLGLSQERLADDLGFHRTYLGSVERGERNLTLASVEQLAARLGVDPLDLLHD, from the coding sequence GTGCCCTCCCACCTCCAGGTCGTCGTCGGACGCAAGCTCCGCGAGCACCGCACCCGTCTCGGACTCAGTCAGGAACGCCTCGCCGACGACCTCGGATTCCATCGCACCTACCTGGGATCGGTGGAGCGCGGCGAGCGCAACCTGACGCTCGCGTCGGTCGAGCAGCTCGCGGCACGCCTTGGCGTCGACCCGCTCGACCTCCTGCACGACTGA
- a CDS encoding helix-turn-helix domain-containing protein, with protein sequence MTVTPTPRTTPELVAERARAVRRDVPKVASEIALAVRTRIPRYDAPAVRSVIDEAVSTAIHRFLDAVDGAPHRDRGVEELFRSLGRTEARSGHSPSDLRAAVHIAISASWQFLRHSDTSATSDGPVRSGLADAVFAFADHLIAEADAGHAEGLQRRADDPMRARARLAESLLGGPPLSDLDTAGWTVPEVVLVLVVELPGDERPDLSAVARTSLIVRHGQRLVILTDAARRDEVLEAVLEAGTGRVGLATASASATIPAAFRWSGRVLTLVQRGVIPDQRVVDASGHLTQIWLHAEPALRQSLVQSLLAPLLAESPNSREILSETLLVWLETRDSAPAIAAQLGIHPQTVRYRWKRINELFGDALREPEFIVQITMVLKASVPLWKAGDQSDFERFQTAAGA encoded by the coding sequence ATGACCGTGACGCCCACCCCACGCACGACGCCCGAGCTCGTGGCCGAACGAGCCCGTGCCGTCCGACGCGACGTCCCGAAGGTCGCCAGCGAGATCGCGCTCGCCGTGCGCACCCGCATCCCCAGGTACGACGCGCCCGCCGTGCGGAGCGTCATCGACGAGGCCGTGTCCACGGCGATCCACCGGTTCCTGGACGCCGTGGACGGCGCGCCCCACCGCGACCGCGGGGTCGAGGAGCTCTTCCGCTCCCTCGGCCGCACGGAGGCCCGATCGGGCCACTCGCCGTCGGACCTGCGGGCCGCCGTCCACATCGCCATCTCGGCCTCGTGGCAGTTCCTGCGGCACTCCGACACCTCGGCCACCTCCGACGGCCCGGTGCGCAGCGGGCTGGCCGACGCGGTGTTCGCCTTCGCCGACCACCTCATCGCCGAGGCCGACGCCGGCCACGCCGAGGGCCTCCAGCGACGTGCTGACGACCCGATGCGTGCTCGCGCCCGCCTCGCCGAGAGTCTCCTCGGCGGGCCCCCCCTCTCCGACCTCGACACGGCGGGGTGGACCGTCCCGGAGGTCGTGCTCGTCCTGGTCGTCGAGCTGCCCGGCGACGAGCGCCCGGATCTCTCGGCCGTGGCCCGCACCAGCCTCATCGTGCGCCACGGGCAGCGACTGGTGATCCTCACCGATGCCGCCCGACGCGACGAGGTGCTCGAGGCCGTGCTGGAAGCCGGCACCGGGCGGGTCGGACTCGCCACGGCCAGTGCGTCGGCAACGATTCCTGCGGCGTTCCGCTGGAGCGGACGCGTGCTGACCCTCGTGCAGCGCGGGGTGATCCCCGATCAACGGGTCGTCGATGCGTCCGGCCACCTGACCCAGATCTGGTTGCACGCCGAGCCCGCCCTGCGCCAGTCCCTGGTGCAGTCGCTGCTCGCACCGCTGCTGGCTGAGTCGCCGAACTCGCGCGAGATCCTCTCCGAGACGCTCCTCGTCTGGCTCGAGACCCGCGACAGCGCACCGGCCATCGCGGCGCAGCTCGGCATCCACCCGCAGACGGTGCGCTACCGCTGGAAGCGGATCAACGAGCTGTTCGGCGACGCGCTGCGCGAACCGGAGTTCATCGTGCAGATCACGATGGTCCTCAAGGCCAGCGTGCCGCTGTGGAAGGCCGGCGACCAGTCCGACTTCGAACGCTTCCAGACGGCGGCCGGCGCATGA
- a CDS encoding helix-turn-helix domain-containing protein encodes MPTAIGDIERARAARPAGSSETAGPSSPPLLDALPPLDDDVIAACRQRADRLSARISGRIHAEVAAFADPSMHAVITEAIEMSVGFFIDALAGAPTRGRAVGDFFRWLGRVEAAAGHDLDAMRAAHQIATQETWSELREASHELELPATAVGQLANALLNFQNQLLQHATQGFTLVRARRGGARNSPRSLLIEALLRGECPDRIEELASTVSWPVPESVSVMTTTMSAQARAVVGATTGALAGSNGKRLVVIVDTGAAPRLAEHLARQVSDPVTLSWGVTPDEVHHAARWSARLFRLAASGQVAPPADGVLRCGDHRAKLCLHADPILRRCTDREVLAPLLTETPKRRSALADTMLMWLQTRESVPAIADRLGVHQQTVRHRLRRIKELFGDRLSDPSETVALLTALESVTPGWRSDAA; translated from the coding sequence ATGCCAACAGCGATCGGCGACATCGAACGAGCACGAGCGGCCAGACCCGCAGGCTCCTCCGAGACGGCCGGCCCTTCCTCGCCGCCCCTGCTCGACGCACTTCCGCCACTCGACGACGACGTCATCGCCGCCTGTCGCCAACGCGCCGACCGTCTGAGCGCCCGGATCTCGGGCCGCATCCACGCAGAGGTCGCTGCGTTCGCCGACCCGTCGATGCACGCCGTCATCACCGAGGCGATCGAGATGTCCGTGGGCTTCTTCATCGACGCCCTCGCCGGGGCACCCACCCGCGGCCGTGCCGTGGGCGACTTCTTCCGCTGGCTCGGACGCGTGGAGGCGGCCGCCGGTCACGACCTCGACGCCATGCGCGCCGCCCACCAGATCGCGACGCAGGAGACCTGGAGCGAGCTCCGCGAGGCCTCGCACGAGCTCGAGCTGCCCGCCACGGCGGTCGGCCAGCTCGCCAACGCCTTGCTCAACTTCCAGAACCAGCTGCTCCAGCACGCGACGCAGGGGTTCACCCTGGTTCGCGCACGTCGGGGCGGCGCACGGAACAGCCCCCGGTCGCTGCTGATCGAGGCGCTGCTCCGCGGCGAGTGTCCCGACCGCATCGAGGAGCTCGCCAGCACCGTCAGCTGGCCCGTGCCGGAATCGGTCTCCGTCATGACGACCACGATGAGCGCGCAGGCCCGCGCCGTCGTGGGGGCCACCACCGGGGCACTCGCGGGCTCGAACGGCAAGCGTCTGGTCGTCATCGTCGACACCGGAGCCGCACCGCGGCTCGCCGAGCACCTCGCACGGCAGGTCAGCGACCCCGTCACCCTCAGCTGGGGTGTCACCCCCGACGAGGTGCACCATGCCGCACGCTGGTCGGCCCGTCTGTTCCGTCTCGCCGCCAGCGGGCAGGTGGCCCCACCCGCCGACGGCGTTCTCCGGTGCGGCGATCACCGCGCCAAGCTGTGCCTGCACGCCGACCCCATCCTGCGCCGCTGCACCGACCGGGAGGTCCTGGCGCCCCTGCTCACCGAGACCCCCAAGCGTCGCTCAGCCCTGGCCGACACCATGCTCATGTGGCTCCAGACCCGTGAGAGCGTGCCCGCCATCGCCGACCGCCTGGGCGTCCACCAGCAGACCGTGCGCCACCGCCTGCGGCGGATCAAGGAGCTGTTCGGCGACCGCCTCTCGGACCCGTCGGAGACAGTGGCCCTGCTCACGGCCCTCGAGTCGGTCACGCCAGGCTGGCGCTCTGACGCCGCCTGA